Proteins encoded within one genomic window of Brachybacterium avium:
- a CDS encoding sugar ABC transporter substrate-binding protein, protein MNITPRPTRRTVTGLGAAAALGVLAGCGRPDEEEGGAAAPAEPIDEGPATGSLTLWAMGAEGEALPELLKGFEEDNPDVTVEVTPLPWDSAHDKFTSAIAAGTAPDVAQVGSTWMAEFVSLGALEPTPDSIATDDYFPGALESVTVDDTVHGVPWYVETRLVFYRKDIAESLGITEPPTDWEGLLEMARTMQGGPDGQWGIALQPGGNGSWQTVLPFCWSNGGDVVSEDSSEFTFVSSENEEALAYYQSYFTDGIADPAPAEGTTEQDFVSGAVPMFISGPWMMAAVEGVGGEGFAEKYGVFVMPEKETSTSFLGGANIGVFQGSQNRDGAWKLVEYLSRPEVQVEWFSIVSAMPSLQAAWEDDSVASNEKFEAFHTQLQSAFAPPTIATWEQVAAKFDAQIEQVCKQDLAPADALEAVQSEAQGIGTGA, encoded by the coding sequence ATGAACATCACCCCGCGACCCACCCGCCGCACTGTCACCGGACTCGGCGCCGCCGCCGCGCTCGGCGTCCTGGCCGGCTGCGGCCGCCCCGACGAGGAGGAGGGCGGTGCCGCCGCTCCCGCCGAGCCGATCGACGAGGGCCCGGCCACCGGTTCCCTGACCCTCTGGGCGATGGGCGCCGAGGGCGAGGCGCTGCCGGAGCTGCTGAAGGGCTTCGAGGAGGACAACCCCGACGTCACCGTCGAGGTCACCCCGCTGCCCTGGGACAGCGCCCACGACAAGTTCACCTCGGCGATCGCCGCCGGCACCGCACCCGACGTCGCCCAGGTCGGCTCGACCTGGATGGCCGAGTTCGTGAGCCTGGGCGCCCTGGAGCCCACTCCGGACTCGATCGCCACCGACGACTACTTCCCCGGCGCGCTCGAGTCCGTGACCGTGGATGACACCGTCCACGGGGTCCCGTGGTACGTCGAGACCCGGCTCGTGTTCTACCGCAAAGACATCGCCGAGTCCCTCGGCATCACCGAACCGCCCACCGACTGGGAGGGGCTGCTCGAGATGGCACGCACCATGCAGGGCGGGCCGGACGGGCAGTGGGGCATCGCCCTGCAGCCCGGTGGGAACGGGTCCTGGCAGACCGTGCTCCCGTTCTGCTGGTCCAACGGCGGGGATGTCGTCTCCGAGGACAGCTCGGAGTTCACCTTCGTCTCCTCCGAGAACGAGGAGGCGCTGGCCTACTACCAGTCCTACTTCACCGACGGGATCGCAGACCCTGCCCCCGCTGAGGGCACCACCGAGCAGGACTTCGTCTCCGGCGCGGTCCCGATGTTCATCTCCGGGCCGTGGATGATGGCCGCCGTCGAGGGCGTGGGCGGTGAGGGCTTCGCCGAGAAGTACGGCGTGTTCGTCATGCCCGAGAAGGAGACCAGCACGAGCTTCCTGGGCGGGGCGAACATCGGCGTCTTCCAGGGCAGCCAGAACCGTGATGGTGCCTGGAAGCTCGTCGAGTATCTCTCGCGTCCCGAGGTGCAGGTGGAATGGTTCTCGATCGTCTCCGCGATGCCCAGCCTGCAGGCCGCCTGGGAGGACGACTCGGTCGCCTCGAACGAGAAGTTCGAGGCCTTCCACACCCAGCTGCAGTCCGCCTTCGCCCCGCCCACCATCGCCACCTGGGAGCAGGTCGCCGCGAAGTTCGATGCTCAGATCGAGCAGGTGTGCAAGCAGGACCTCGCCCCCGCCGACGCGCTGGAGGCCGTCCAGTCCGAGGCACAGGGCATCGGGACCGGGGCCTGA
- a CDS encoding LacI family DNA-binding transcriptional regulator: MTSNVNPAPSATIYEVAARAGVSIATVSRTFAGNGSVAPHTREAVLAAAQELRYVPAAAARALAVRRSKALGVVLPHIAGPYYAELLVGFELAASQLGLSVVLTLVAPNDRRGASVQELLGRVDGVAFMARSGADDDTVGQVAAARPTVTVARRRVFDADAFFAENRATARQLTEHLLAHGRRRIGFVGLAEGGSDIGRRHRGYLDALEEAGLGPALHLSVDPVEDAGFAVAEQLLADGELHELDALVCGNDELAIAIIARLSAAGVRVPDDLAVTGWDDTRTARYLAPSLTTVRQDVSALGRLAAHRLAARIDGDPVQDPVTVDSALVLRASCGCPPVPALPSPPVPASAPSPKESS; the protein is encoded by the coding sequence ATGACCTCGAACGTCAACCCCGCGCCCAGCGCCACCATCTACGAGGTCGCCGCCCGCGCCGGCGTCTCCATCGCCACCGTCAGCCGGACCTTCGCGGGCAACGGCAGCGTCGCGCCCCACACCCGGGAAGCCGTGCTCGCCGCAGCACAGGAGCTCCGCTACGTCCCGGCCGCAGCCGCCCGCGCCCTGGCCGTCCGTCGCAGCAAGGCGCTCGGCGTGGTCCTGCCGCACATCGCCGGCCCCTACTACGCCGAGCTGCTGGTCGGCTTCGAGCTCGCGGCCTCGCAGCTCGGCCTCTCGGTCGTGCTCACCCTGGTCGCGCCGAACGATCGCCGGGGGGCGTCCGTGCAGGAGCTGCTGGGTCGGGTCGACGGCGTCGCGTTCATGGCCCGCAGCGGCGCCGACGACGACACGGTGGGCCAGGTCGCGGCGGCCCGCCCGACGGTCACGGTCGCCCGCCGACGCGTCTTCGACGCCGATGCCTTCTTCGCGGAGAACCGGGCGACCGCCCGCCAGTTGACCGAGCACCTCCTCGCCCACGGCCGCCGCCGCATCGGATTCGTCGGCCTCGCCGAGGGCGGATCCGACATCGGCCGTCGCCACCGCGGTTACCTCGACGCCCTCGAGGAGGCCGGCCTCGGTCCCGCACTGCACCTGAGCGTAGATCCGGTCGAGGATGCCGGGTTCGCTGTCGCCGAGCAGCTCCTGGCGGACGGAGAGCTCCACGAGCTCGATGCCCTGGTGTGCGGCAACGACGAGCTCGCGATCGCGATCATCGCGCGGCTCAGCGCCGCCGGGGTGCGCGTGCCGGACGACCTCGCGGTCACCGGATGGGACGACACCCGCACCGCCCGCTATCTCGCCCCGAGCCTGACCACGGTGCGGCAGGACGTCTCCGCGCTCGGCCGCCTCGCCGCCCACCGGCTCGCCGCGCGGATCGACGGCGACCCGGTCCAGGATCCCGTCACGGTCGACTCCGCCCTCGTGCTGCGTGCCTCCTGCGGATGCCCTCCCGTGCCGGCCCTACCCTCTCCGCCCGTCCCCGCTTCCGCACCCTCACCCAAGGAGTCATCATGA
- the hisD gene encoding histidinol dehydrogenase, translating to MPASAPFLAVTDLRTRTLTPAELTAALPRAELDVEAAATAVRPVVEDVAARGAEAVLEASERFDGIRPEHLRVPQAELQRALEELDPAIRSALEESAERVRRVDTAQARPAQSVEVVPGGTVTQRWVPVARVGLYVPGGRAVLPSSVVMNVVPAQVAGVQQIVLASPPQKEFGGLPHPTIMAACALLGVTEVIAAGGAQAIALLAHGADDLGDGAALESVDLVTGPGNVYVAAAKRLVRGTVGIDAEAGPTEIAILADGAADPAYVAADLISQAEHDPLAASVLVTESPELAAAVEAELAVQVPQALHRERIEQALRGQQSGIVLVTDLDQGLAVVDAYGAEHLEIQTADAAEVAARVTNAGAVFVGPHSPVSLGDYAAGSNHVLPTGGTSRFTGGLGVQTFLRGIHVVHYDRDALAGARTAATTLAAAEGLPAHGAAIDLRFER from the coding sequence ATGCCTGCTTCCGCCCCCTTCCTCGCCGTGACCGATCTGCGCACGCGGACCCTCACCCCCGCCGAGCTCACGGCTGCGCTGCCGCGCGCCGAGCTGGACGTCGAGGCCGCGGCCACCGCCGTGAGGCCCGTGGTCGAGGACGTCGCCGCCCGCGGCGCGGAGGCCGTGCTCGAGGCCTCCGAGCGCTTCGACGGGATCCGGCCCGAGCATCTGCGGGTCCCGCAGGCCGAGCTGCAGCGTGCGCTCGAGGAGCTCGATCCCGCGATCCGTTCCGCGCTCGAGGAGTCGGCCGAGCGGGTGCGCCGGGTCGATACCGCCCAGGCCCGCCCCGCCCAGAGCGTCGAGGTGGTGCCCGGCGGCACCGTCACCCAGCGCTGGGTGCCCGTGGCCCGGGTGGGGCTCTACGTCCCCGGCGGCCGCGCCGTGCTGCCCAGCTCCGTGGTGATGAACGTAGTCCCCGCCCAGGTCGCCGGCGTCCAGCAGATCGTCCTCGCCTCCCCGCCGCAGAAGGAGTTCGGCGGGCTGCCGCACCCCACGATCATGGCGGCCTGTGCGCTGCTCGGGGTCACCGAGGTGATCGCCGCCGGCGGTGCGCAGGCGATCGCGCTGCTGGCCCACGGCGCCGATGACCTCGGCGACGGTGCGGCACTGGAGAGCGTGGACCTGGTCACCGGGCCGGGCAACGTCTATGTCGCCGCCGCCAAGCGCCTGGTGCGCGGCACGGTGGGGATCGACGCCGAGGCCGGGCCCACCGAGATCGCGATCCTCGCCGACGGCGCCGCCGACCCCGCCTACGTCGCCGCAGACCTGATCTCCCAGGCCGAGCACGATCCGCTGGCCGCGAGCGTGCTGGTCACCGAGTCCCCGGAACTCGCCGCAGCGGTCGAGGCCGAGCTCGCGGTGCAGGTGCCGCAAGCCCTGCATCGCGAACGCATCGAGCAGGCGCTGCGCGGTCAGCAGAGCGGCATCGTGCTGGTCACGGATCTCGACCAGGGGCTCGCGGTCGTCGATGCCTATGGCGCCGAGCACCTCGAGATCCAGACCGCCGACGCCGCCGAGGTCGCCGCGCGCGTTACCAATGCCGGCGCAGTCTTCGTCGGTCCCCACAGCCCGGTGAGCCTCGGCGACTACGCCGCCGGCTCCAACCACGTCCTGCCCACCGGCGGCACCTCGCGCTTCACCGGCGGCCTGGGCGTGCAGACCTTCCTGCGCGGCATCCATGTCGTCCACTACGACCGGGACGCGCTCGCCGGGGCCCGCACGGCGGCGACCACGCTCGCCGCCGCCGAGGGGCTGCCCGCCCACGGCGCCGCGATCGACCTGCGCTTCGAGCGCTGA
- a CDS encoding alpha/beta fold hydrolase, which produces MPVIPSPVDEIELRYDVSGSGPALVLLHGSVLSRAIWRGLGYLEPLSAEHTVVRVDLRGHGMSGAPHEASAFTQQTFVADLLAVLDAAGIARAALLGYSLGARVALSTALSHSERVTHLISLGGSASAQRGVVDSVFFPGVIEAVREGGMEAFCAGQGLGPEVVSRHARATRTAFLAADPLAVAALLEATDRTAAVPDEVLAGSAVPALWMAGTEDHPRFEQSRQAAALMAEAEFVPLPGRDHGATLFPPDEVLEHVLPFLR; this is translated from the coding sequence GTGCCCGTCATCCCCTCCCCTGTCGACGAGATCGAGCTGCGCTACGACGTCTCGGGCTCAGGACCCGCGCTGGTGCTGCTGCACGGCTCGGTCCTCTCCCGAGCGATCTGGCGCGGGCTGGGCTATCTCGAGCCGCTCTCGGCCGAGCACACGGTGGTCCGGGTCGATCTGCGCGGGCACGGCATGTCGGGAGCGCCCCATGAGGCGTCGGCCTTCACCCAGCAGACCTTCGTCGCCGACCTGCTCGCCGTCCTCGACGCCGCGGGTATCGCACGCGCCGCGCTGCTGGGCTACTCGCTCGGGGCGCGGGTGGCGCTGAGCACCGCGCTCTCCCATTCGGAACGGGTGACGCACCTGATCAGTCTCGGCGGCTCCGCCTCCGCGCAGCGCGGCGTCGTGGACTCGGTGTTCTTCCCTGGCGTGATCGAGGCAGTGCGCGAGGGCGGCATGGAGGCGTTCTGCGCCGGTCAGGGCCTGGGCCCCGAGGTCGTCTCGCGCCACGCCCGAGCCACCCGCACCGCCTTCCTCGCGGCCGATCCCCTGGCGGTCGCGGCCCTGCTGGAGGCCACGGACCGGACCGCGGCGGTCCCGGACGAGGTGCTCGCCGGATCCGCGGTGCCCGCCCTGTGGATGGCGGGCACCGAGGATCATCCCCGCTTCGAGCAGTCGCGGCAGGCGGCCGCGCTGATGGCGGAGGCGGAGTTCGTGCCATTGCCCGGTCGCGATCACGGCGCCACCCTGTTCCCGCCGGACGAGGTGCTCGAGCACGTGCTGCCGTTCCTGCGCTGA
- a CDS encoding sulfite exporter TauE/SafE family protein: MEPVSLIVLLVMGTLAGAINAAVGSGSLLTLPVLLALGIPPGAAVRTNTIGILFSTFGSVYGYRREIAEEKGNLGPLMVVTALCATGGALLLLISPTGALDVIVPLLIVFALGMVVFQKRITAALRSHQERRAARRATATTAAAEGGAALADGAAGAGSAAAEPGSHAADEVPARSPYRSPGLIGAMGAASVYGGYFTAAQGILYLGVLGTFTGRSMRSVNSIKNLLSLIVNLAAATVYLIAHFVLGVEIVWIATAAIAIGALLGGYFGAHLAKRMPEWLLRGIIVAVALFALVRQLL, translated from the coding sequence GTGGAACCCGTCTCGCTGATCGTCCTGCTCGTCATGGGCACCCTCGCCGGAGCCATCAACGCCGCGGTCGGCTCCGGGTCGCTGCTCACCCTCCCGGTGCTGCTGGCCCTCGGCATCCCGCCCGGTGCCGCCGTGCGCACCAACACCATCGGGATCCTCTTCTCGACCTTCGGCTCCGTGTACGGGTACCGCCGCGAGATCGCGGAGGAGAAGGGGAACCTCGGCCCGCTCATGGTGGTCACCGCCCTGTGCGCCACCGGGGGTGCGCTGCTGCTGCTGATCTCTCCCACGGGCGCGCTCGATGTGATCGTGCCGCTGCTGATCGTCTTCGCACTGGGCATGGTCGTCTTCCAGAAGCGCATCACCGCAGCGCTCCGCTCCCATCAGGAACGGCGCGCGGCACGCCGAGCGACCGCGACCACCGCTGCGGCGGAGGGCGGCGCGGCCCTCGCGGACGGCGCTGCGGGCGCGGGGAGCGCTGCGGCGGAGCCCGGGAGTCATGCGGCCGACGAGGTCCCGGCGCGGAGCCCGTACCGCTCGCCGGGCCTGATCGGCGCGATGGGCGCCGCCTCGGTCTACGGCGGCTACTTCACGGCGGCCCAGGGCATCCTCTACCTCGGCGTGCTCGGCACCTTCACCGGGCGGTCGATGCGCTCGGTCAACAGCATCAAGAACCTGCTCAGCCTGATCGTGAACCTCGCCGCCGCGACCGTGTACCTGATCGCGCACTTCGTGCTGGGGGTCGAGATCGTCTGGATCGCGACCGCGGCGATCGCCATCGGCGCCCTGCTCGGCGGATATTTCGGCGCCCACCTCGCCAAGCGGATGCCGGAGTGGCTGCTGCGCGGCATCATCGTCGCCGTCGCCCTGTTCGCACTGGTGCGACAGCTTCTCTGA
- a CDS encoding globin domain-containing protein produces the protein MTVDVAYALHPQLDPEARLEPVHEEAVRATLPLVGAHIEEIAPVFYQRMFSAHPELLVDTFNRGNQAQGAQQKALAASVATYATLLVTPDAPSPREMLGRIGHKHASLGITEDQYGIVHEHLMAAIVEVLGAETVTAEIAAAWDAVYWHMAATLIDFEKDLYAAAEVAPGDVFREAVVLRRTQESSTVASYVLSAPEGDEPLRDFVPGQYTTVGVRLPDGARQLRQYSLSDAPGEGRWRITVRRVDAADPDPAGEVSSWIHGNLRAGDRLQVTLPYGDLALDTRSEDPVVLISNGIGLTPMLGMLRHLAATQPHRPVRVMHADRDAGDSAHVRELVATVCALPEGADARLGLWFTAAQPVEELPGTATGRVRVHAGRMGLRAEHLPEEAEIYLCGSSGFLQNLRGQLEELAADPERVHVELFAPNDWLLPAG, from the coding sequence GTGACCGTCGATGTCGCTTATGCCCTCCACCCGCAGCTGGACCCGGAGGCCCGGCTCGAACCGGTCCACGAGGAGGCCGTCAGGGCGACCCTCCCGCTGGTCGGTGCGCATATCGAGGAGATCGCCCCGGTCTTCTACCAGCGGATGTTCAGCGCTCATCCGGAGCTGCTGGTCGACACCTTCAACCGGGGCAACCAGGCGCAGGGCGCACAGCAGAAGGCGCTCGCCGCCTCGGTCGCCACTTACGCCACCCTGCTGGTGACCCCGGACGCCCCCAGCCCGCGCGAGATGCTGGGGCGCATCGGCCACAAGCATGCCTCCCTCGGCATCACCGAGGACCAGTACGGGATCGTGCATGAGCACCTGATGGCGGCGATCGTCGAGGTGCTCGGCGCGGAGACCGTCACCGCCGAGATCGCCGCCGCCTGGGATGCGGTCTACTGGCACATGGCGGCCACCCTCATCGACTTCGAGAAGGACCTCTACGCCGCGGCCGAGGTCGCCCCCGGGGACGTGTTCCGGGAAGCGGTCGTCCTCCGCCGCACCCAGGAGAGCTCGACCGTGGCGTCCTATGTGCTCAGCGCCCCGGAGGGCGACGAGCCGCTGCGGGACTTCGTGCCCGGCCAGTACACCACCGTCGGGGTGCGGCTGCCGGACGGCGCCCGACAGCTGCGCCAGTACTCGCTCTCGGACGCCCCGGGAGAGGGCCGCTGGCGGATCACGGTGCGTCGCGTCGATGCCGCGGATCCGGACCCGGCGGGCGAGGTCTCCTCCTGGATCCACGGGAACCTCCGCGCGGGGGACCGGCTGCAGGTCACCCTGCCCTACGGCGACCTCGCGCTGGACACCCGCAGTGAGGACCCGGTGGTGCTGATCTCGAACGGGATCGGTCTCACCCCGATGCTCGGGATGCTGCGCCACCTCGCCGCCACGCAGCCGCACCGCCCGGTGCGCGTGATGCACGCCGACCGGGACGCGGGCGACTCCGCTCATGTCCGCGAGCTGGTGGCGACCGTGTGCGCGCTGCCCGAGGGCGCGGATGCGCGGCTCGGGCTGTGGTTCACCGCGGCGCAGCCCGTCGAGGAGCTCCCCGGGACCGCCACGGGCAGGGTCCGCGTGCATGCGGGGCGGATGGGCCTGCGGGCTGAGCACCTGCCCGAGGAGGCCGAGATCTACCTGTGCGGCTCCTCGGGCTTCCTGCAGAACCTGCGCGGGCAGCTGGAGGAGCTGGCGGCGGATCCGGAGCGGGTGCACGTCGAGCTGTTCGCACCGAACGACTGGCTGCTGCCCGCGGGCTGA
- a CDS encoding DUF488 domain-containing protein produces the protein MTALHIDLARVHDMLDDEGSGSTEFRVLVDRLWPRGVKKERLRYDDWDKDVAPSSDLRTAFHSGELDFEEFSGHYRRELDDSGAARALRQRALDAGATRLVLLFAAKDTEHNHAQVIRDAVAEAGD, from the coding sequence ATGACCGCATTGCACATCGACCTGGCTCGCGTCCACGACATGCTCGACGACGAGGGTTCCGGCTCGACGGAGTTCCGGGTGCTGGTGGACCGGCTGTGGCCTCGGGGCGTGAAGAAGGAGCGCCTGCGCTACGACGACTGGGACAAGGACGTCGCCCCCAGCTCGGACCTCCGCACCGCCTTCCACAGCGGGGAGCTGGACTTCGAGGAGTTCTCCGGCCACTACCGCAGGGAGCTCGACGACTCCGGGGCCGCCCGGGCGCTCCGGCAGCGGGCGCTCGACGCCGGTGCGACGCGCCTGGTGCTGCTGTTCGCGGCGAAGGACACAGAGCACAATCACGCCCAGGTGATCCGCGATGCCGTGGCTGAGGCGGGGGACTGA
- the tpx gene encoding thiol peroxidase — MTSVTFHNDPVTTVGELPAQGSALPAFELVGQDLSTVTSSDLAGKRVVLNIFPSLDTGTCAMSVRKFNELAAGLENTVVVCVSEDLPFAQARFCGAEGIENVVTGSAFRSSFGEDFGVTMDDGPLAGLLSRAVVVTDASGKVVHTEHVAEVTEEPDYEAAKAALV; from the coding sequence ATGACTTCCGTTACTTTCCACAACGATCCCGTCACGACCGTCGGCGAGCTGCCCGCGCAGGGCTCCGCACTGCCGGCTTTCGAACTGGTCGGCCAGGACCTGTCCACCGTCACCAGCTCCGACCTCGCCGGTAAGCGCGTCGTGTTGAACATCTTCCCCTCGCTGGACACCGGCACCTGCGCGATGAGCGTGCGGAAGTTCAACGAGCTCGCCGCGGGTCTCGAGAACACCGTGGTCGTCTGCGTCTCCGAGGACCTGCCCTTCGCCCAGGCCCGCTTCTGCGGCGCCGAGGGCATCGAGAACGTCGTCACCGGCTCCGCCTTCCGCTCCTCCTTCGGTGAGGACTTCGGTGTGACGATGGACGACGGTCCGTTGGCGGGCCTGCTCTCCCGCGCGGTCGTCGTGACCGACGCGAGCGGCAAGGTGGTCCACACCGAGCATGTCGCCGAGGTCACCGAGGAGCCCGACTACGAGGCCGCGAAGGCCGCCCTGGTCTGA
- a CDS encoding PPK2 family polyphosphate kinase: MSKKTPLADQTPTGFPLTSGWRGDVTDLDPRATPGFRGKKADGKELLRLRSRALDDLQERLYAAHHGRSGGRSVLLIVQGMDTAGKGGIMRHVVGNVDPQGVDITAFKAPTPAEKRHDFLWRIRKHAPAPGMIGVFDRSQYEDVLIHRVHGWADAAEIRERYTAINAFERELAEAGTTVVKVMLHISRQEQGGRLMERLERPDKHWKFDPTDVDEREHWDDYMEAYTRALRATSTVGAPWTVVPADRKWYARIAVQQLLLDALEGIDPQWPAADYDVQEQIGRLRATMD, encoded by the coding sequence ATGTCGAAGAAGACCCCGCTGGCCGACCAGACCCCCACCGGATTCCCACTGACCTCCGGCTGGAGAGGAGACGTCACCGACCTCGATCCGCGCGCCACCCCCGGCTTCCGCGGGAAGAAGGCCGACGGCAAGGAGCTGCTCCGGCTGCGCAGCCGGGCGCTCGATGACCTGCAGGAGCGCCTGTACGCAGCGCACCATGGGCGCTCCGGCGGCCGCTCCGTGCTGCTGATCGTGCAGGGGATGGACACCGCCGGCAAGGGCGGGATCATGCGGCACGTGGTGGGGAACGTGGACCCGCAGGGCGTGGACATCACCGCGTTCAAGGCACCCACCCCGGCGGAGAAGCGTCATGACTTCCTGTGGCGGATCCGCAAGCACGCCCCCGCTCCCGGGATGATCGGGGTCTTCGACCGCTCGCAGTACGAGGACGTGCTGATCCATCGGGTGCACGGCTGGGCCGACGCCGCGGAGATCCGCGAGCGCTATACCGCCATCAACGCCTTCGAGCGCGAGCTCGCCGAGGCCGGCACCACGGTCGTGAAGGTGATGCTCCACATCTCCCGCCAGGAGCAGGGTGGGCGATTGATGGAACGGCTGGAGCGGCCGGACAAGCACTGGAAGTTCGACCCGACCGATGTCGACGAGCGCGAGCACTGGGACGACTACATGGAGGCGTACACCCGGGCGCTGCGCGCCACCTCGACCGTCGGCGCCCCCTGGACCGTGGTCCCGGCCGACCGCAAGTGGTATGCCCGCATCGCCGTGCAGCAGCTGCTGCTGGATGCGCTGGAGGGAATCGACCCGCAGTGGCCCGCGGCGGACTACGACGTCCAGGAGCAGATCGGGCGGCTGCGCGCGACGATGGACTGA